A genome region from Euphorbia lathyris chromosome 4, ddEupLath1.1, whole genome shotgun sequence includes the following:
- the LOC136227352 gene encoding F-box/kelch-repeat protein At3g06240-like: MAFVPQEVTEDILSRLPVKSILRFKSASKTWYSLISENHTFAKFHLKQSSEYKNLIFYQCPAYGDIFKSSDVDTYESRIINFPVEIDTPCRLIGSTNGLICVASCKTEDCCFIWNPCTDECKRISVPFPSAGCRIFGFGHDSILDDYKIIGAWDSHLGIFSLKTNSWRTLEYSFEYSCGMTAVHSDGALYWYVGPQINAFDLAREKILLLDLPEEINVVAYHNVPLFDYQDLLCASWRKSIWVMKEFGNSNSWTKLTTSMPYEHAKPVGISRLGEVIFCTVDGFVKSDLQGRMQDDGKSRMRHHAGAFMYKESLISPKCFDPKG; the protein is encoded by the coding sequence ATGGCATTTGTTCCCCAAGAAGTTACAGAGGATATACTTTCAAGACTTCCGGTGAAATCAATTCTCAGATTCAAATCGGCTTCCAAAACGTGGTACTCTTTAATTTCTGAAAATCATACATTCGCCAAATTTCATTTGAAACAATCATCTGAATACAAGAATCTTATTTTTTACCAATGTCCTGCTTATGGAGATATATTTAAATCTTCTGATGTCGATACTTATGAAtcacgcataatcaattttccTGTTGAAATAGACACGCCATGTCGACTCATAGGATCAACCAATGGATTGATTTGTGTAGCCTCCTGTAAAACAGAGGACTGCTGCTTTATATGGAATCCATGCACTGATGAGTGTAAAAGAATATCCGTACCCTTTCCATCTGCTGGTTGTAGGATATTTGGCTTCGGTCATGATTCAATTTTGGATGATTACAAGATTATTGGAGCTTGGGATTCCCACCTTGGAATTTTTTCGTTGAAAACAAATTCATGGAGGACACTTGAATATTCTTTCGAATATTCATGCGGAATGACTGCTGTGCATTCAGATGGAGCTCTCTATTGGTATGTTGGTCCACAGATTAATGCTTTTGATTTAGCAAGGGAGAAAATTTTGCTTCTAGATCTGCCTGAAGAAATTAATGTTGTTGCGTACCATAATGTTCCATTGTTCGACTACCAAGACTTGTTATGTGCATCTTGGCGCAAGTCTATTTGGGTGATGAAGGAATTCGGCAACTCAAATTCTTGGACTAAATTGACTACATCTATGCCTTATGAACATGCAAAACCGGTTGGAATTTCTAGGCTTGGCGAAGTAATATTTTGCACAGTTGATGGATTTGTAAAATCTGATTTGCAAGGCAGAATGCAGGATGACGGTAAGTCAAGAATGAGACATCATGCAGGTGCATTTATGTACAAAGAGTCCCTAATTTCACCCAAATGTTTCGATCCAAAAGGATGA